A single region of the Lycium barbarum isolate Lr01 chromosome 2, ASM1917538v2, whole genome shotgun sequence genome encodes:
- the LOC132626002 gene encoding delta(12)-acyl-lipid-desaturase-like — MGAGGRSMSAPTGKTEEKKDPLQKVPTSKPPFSVGDIKKAIPPHCFQRSLVHSFSYVVYDLILVSIMYYVATTYFHLLPSPFCYLAWPIYWICQGCVCTGIWVIAHECGHHAFSDYQWVDDTVGLILHSVLMVPYFSWKYSHRRHHSNTGSLERDEVFVPKPKSQLGWYSKYLNNPLGRVISLTVTLTLGWPLYLAFNVSGRPYDRFACHYDPYGPIYNNRERLQIFLSDAGVLGACFLLYRIALIKGLAWLVCVYGVPLLIVNGFLVLITYLQHTHPSLPHYDSTEWDWLRGALATVDRDYGILNKVFHHITDAHVVHHLFSTMPHYNAMEATKAVKPLLGDYYQFDGTPVVKAMWREAKECLYVEKDEASQGKGIFWYKNKL, encoded by the coding sequence ATGGGAGCTGGTGGTCGTAGTATGTCTGCTCCAACTGGAAAGACCGAAGAAAAGAAGGATCCTCTTCAAAAGGTACCAACCTCAAAGCCCCCTTTCTCGGTTGGTGATATCAAGAAGGCCATCCCACCTCACTGCTTTCAGAGGTCTCTCGTTCACTCGTTCTCGTATGTCGTGTACGACCTCATACTCGTCTCCATCATGTACTATGTCGCCACCACTTATTTCCACCTCCTTCCATCCCCATTTTGCTACCTTGCATGGCCTATTTACTGGATCTGCCAGGGTTGTGTTTGCACCGGAATTTGGGTTATCGCTCATGAATGTGGCCACCATGCCTTTAGTGATTACCAATGGGTTGACGACACTGTCGGGCTTATCCTTCATTCCGTTCTGATGGTGCCATACTTCTCTTGGAAATATAGTCATCGTCGCCACCACTCCAACACCGGGTCCCTCGAGCGTGATGAGGTTTTCGTGCCTAAGCCTAAATCCCAACTCGGATGGTATTCCAAGTACTTGAACAATCCACTGGGCAGGGTTATCTCACTTACCGTCACCCTCACTCTTGGTTGGCCGTTGTACTTGGCCTTCAATGTATCCGGCAGACCTTATGACCGATTTGCATGTCACTATGACCCTTATGGCCCAATCTACAACAACCGCGAGAGGCTACAAATCTTCCTTTCTGACGCTGGAGTTCTTGGAGCTTGTTTCTTGCTATACCGTATTGCCTTGATCAAAGGTCTCGCTTGGCTAGTGTGTGTCTATGGCGTACCCCTCTTGATCGTGAACGGGTTCCTTGTCTTGATCACCTATTTGCAACACACTCACCCGTCATTGCCTCACTACGATTCAACCGAGTGGGATTGGCTAAGGGGAGCATTGGCAACCGTCGACAGAGACTATGGCATTCTAAACAAGGTCTTCCACCACATCACTGACGCTCACGTGGTCCACCATTTGTTCTCAACCATGCCACACTACAACGCGATGGAGGCAACAAAAGCGGTCAAGCCATTGCTTGGAGACTACTACCAATTCGATGGAACCCCGGTCGTCAAGGCAATGTGGAGGGAAGCAAAAGAGTGCCTCTATGTCGAGAAAGACGAAGCGTCTCAAGGCAAAGGCATTTTCTGGTACAAAAACAAGCTCTGA
- the LOC132629264 gene encoding protein NRT1/ PTR FAMILY 7.1 has translation MSQMATMDTTQVIPKTNEKNNSAGINKGLKQRVVNKLKVFRSKKTGGWYSAFLCLVNQGLITLSFFGVGVNLVLFLTRVLGQDNATAANNVSKWTGTVYLCSLLGAFISDSYWGRFLTCAIFQLILLQGLVIISLTSWLFLIKPNGCGDGILNCIPPSPIGTALFYLAIYLVALGYGGHQPTIATFGSDQFDEANPKEKISRAAYFGYFYFALNAGSLISNTILVYYEDGGKWTFGFWASTAAGLLGLFIFLLGTPGYRYVKSFGNPLPRVAQVFVAAFRKWRVPNVNGAELYEMDGSESSIKGTRKILRSNDFKKLDKAAIVTEEDRQRPVTNPWRLCTITQVEEAKCIIRMCPIWLCTIMYSVIFTQMASLFVEQGEVMDATIGHFRLPAASMSAFDICSVLTCTFLYRFMVVPLAGKINGNPRGLTELQRMGVGLVIGMLSMVAAGVTEIVRLRRVIPGNETSSLSIFWQIPQYILVGASEVFMYVGQLEFFNGQAPDGIKSLGSSLCMASMSLGNYVSSMLVNMVMQITARGTRHGWIPENLNNGHIDRFYFLLLGLALVDLVAFVLFAKWYKGINLEGSNSGGGDDSCTKGGEKECQVLDQV, from the exons ATGTCCCAAATGGCCACAATGGACACAACTCAAGTCATTCCAAAG ACAAATGAAAAGAATAATTCAGCTGGAATAAACAAAGGCCTCAAGCAGAGAGTCGTGAACAAGCTTAAAGTCTTTAGAAGCAAAAAAACTGGTGGATGGTATTCAGCATTTCTTTGTTTAG tgAACCAAGGACTTATAACACTATCATTCTTTGGTGTTGGGGTGAATTTGGTATTATTCTTAACAAGAGTGTTGGGACAAGACAATGCTACTGCTGCTAACAATGTCAGCAAATGGACTGGAACTGTTTATTTGTGTTCACTTTTGGGAGCTTTCATCAGTGACTCTTACTGGGGACGTTTTCTCACTTGTGCCATTTTTCAGCTTATTCTCCTCCAG GGACTAGTGATCATATCATTGACCTCTTGGCTATTCTTGATCAAACCGAATGGATGTGGAGATGGAATACTAAATTGCATACCCCCATCTCCAATTGGCACTGCATTATTTTACCTAGCCATATACTTAGTGGCTTTGGGCTATGGAGGCCACCAGCCCACAATTGCAACTTTTGGATCAGACCAATTTGATGAAGCAAATCCCAAAGAAAAAATATCAAGGGCAGCTTATTTTGGCTACTTCTATTTTGCACTAAATGCTGGATCTTTAATTTCCAACACAATTTTGGTCTATTATGAAGATGGTGGTAAATGGACATTTGGCTTTTGGGCCTCCACTGCTGCTGGGCTTTTGGGCCTATTTATTTTCTTGTTGGGAACTCCTGGATATAGGTATGTTAAGTCTTTTGGGAACCCGTTGCCACGTGTCGCTCAAGTATTTGTTGCCGCGTTCCGTAAGTGGCGTGTGCCTAATGTTAATGGGGCAGAGCTATATGAAATGGATGGATCAGAATCAAGTATTAAAGGAACCAGGAAGATCCTTCGTAGTAACGATTTCAA GAAACTAGACAAGGCAGCAATAGTGACAGAAGAAGATAGACAAAGGCCAGTGACCAACCCATGGAGGCTATGCACTATCACACAAGTGGAAGAAGCAAAGTGCATTATAAGAATGTGTCCAATTTGGCTATGCACCATAATGTACTCAGTGATCTTTACTCAAATGGCCTCTTTATTTGTTGAGCAAGGTGAAGTCATGGATGCTACGATTGGTCATTTTCGCCTACCAGCAGCCAGCATGTCAGCATTTGACATATGCAGCGTGCTAACATGCACGTTTCTGTACAG GTTCATGGTGGTACCATTAGCCGGAAAGATTAATGGGAATCCAAGGGGCTTAACTGAGCTTCAGAGGATGGGAGTTGGACTAGTTATCGGTATGCTATCGATGGTTGCAGCAGGGGTAACGGAAATTGTCAGGCTAAGAAGAGTAATCCCTGGAAATGAAACAAGTTCACTAAGCATTTTTTGGCAAATTCCACAATACATTCTTGTTGGTGCCTCAGAGGTTTTTATGTATGTTGGACAACTTGAATTCTTCAATGGACAAGCACCTGATGGGATAAAAAGCCTAGGGAGTTCACTTTGCATGGCATCAATGTCACTTGGAAATTATGTTAGTAGCATGCTTGTGAATATGGTTATGCAAATCACAGCAAGAGGGACTAGGCATGGATGGATACCTGAGAATTTAAATAATGGCCACATTGATAGGTTCTATTTCTTGCTATTAGGTTTGGCTTTGGTTGATTTGGTTGCATTTGTGTTGTTTGCTAAGTGGTACAAAGGGATCAATCTTGAAGGAAGCAATAGTGGTGGTGGTGATGATTCTTGCACAAAGGGTGGAGAAAAAGAGTGTCAAGTTCTTGATCAAGTTTGA